The following coding sequences lie in one Haematobia irritans isolate KBUSLIRL chromosome 3, ASM5000362v1, whole genome shotgun sequence genomic window:
- the LOC142231830 gene encoding uncharacterized protein LOC142231830, translated as MKFFNITLLFVILALVCCLSTTLAEDAKRPALRRPGGKAIKTSTTTSNPTEDDEGDYPENGEENPEGDEGEEADISSTTTTTEAPKRIGPVIRPFRSNDDFLNSLKRRQMNAKKAKSEKPAPKPKAAPAQDSDDGEDEPAPAPAKTFNKPNSALSRNRKLPGKASKPEPVEENADEAEPEQKPEPKRPLGGRLALRKRN; from the exons CACTCTACTTTTTGTTATCCTAGCTTTGGTCTGTTGCTTAAGCACAACATTAGCCGAAGATGCCAAACGCCCAGCTCTGAGACGACCAGGTGGTAAAGCCATTAAAACATCAACAACCACATCAAATCCAACTGAAGATGATGAAGGTGATTATCCCGAAAATGGTGAAGAAAATCCAGAAGGTGATGAGGGTGAGGAAGCTGATATCTCATCAACCACAACCACAACAGAAGCACCAAAACGTATTGGTCCAGTCATTCGTCCATTCCGTTCTAATGATGATTTCTTGAATTCTTTGAAACGTAGACAAATGAATGCCAAGAAAGCAAAAT cTGAAAAACCTGCCCCCAAACCTAAGGCTGCTCCTGCTCAAGATTCCGATGATGGTGAAGACGAACCAGCACCTGCTCCAGCCAAAACTTTCAACAAACCCAACTCAGCTT TGAGCCGAAACCGTAAATTGCCTGGCAAGGCCTCCAAACCCGAACCTGTGGAGGAAAATGCCGATGAAGCTGAACCCGAACAAAAACCAGAACCAAAACGTCCCTTGGGTGGTCGTTTAGCCTTAAGGAAACGtaactaa